One part of the Denticeps clupeoides chromosome 8, fDenClu1.1, whole genome shotgun sequence genome encodes these proteins:
- the dlk2 gene encoding protein delta homolog 2 isoform X1, with the protein MSPRFSYTLLSWVSFLLLIHKCTAQETNCTCYQDNGRCDDVTGECRCDPGWAGPRCADCVRTPGCVHGSCHQPWQCTCDAGWTGRFCDKDIHFCAKQQPCRNGATCVTDEFGEYSCLCPAGFHGRNCEFKAGPCYNKRSPCKNGGLCEDDGGYAPELSCRCLAGFTGLRCETNVDDCLLLPCGNGATCLDGINRFSCLCPAGFTGRFCTVNLDDCAGQPCLNGGRCLDGINSFHCLCPQGFTGRTCEVLLPDKETVESPGPGRSTFGWSGGGGGNQSRPIPNTHPQGTTGQLVKISLKEVVTQQGPAGLSEEQLVILLVLGGMTLAVVALTAGFVLRGRCRDCQTPPTTARLQASCRAAQDLQHPAPAEQECKISFLQPPPSIELVKKKLNTEVI; encoded by the exons ATGAGTCCCAGATTCTCATACACTCTCCTGTCATGGGTCAGCTTCCTGCTTCTCATACACAAGTGCACTGCGCAAG AAACGAACTGCACGTGCTACCAAGATAACGGGCGCTGTGATGACGTCACCGGGGAATGCAG GTGCGACcccgggtgggcggggcctcgctGCGCGGACTGCGTGCGCACGCCCGGGTGCGTGCACGGCTCGTGCCACCAGCCGTGGCAGTGCACGTGCGACGCCGGCTGGACCGGCCGCTTCTGCGACAAAG ATATTCATTTCTGCGCCAAGCAGCAGCCGTGCAGGAACGGCGCCACCTGCGTGACCGACGAGTTCGGGGAATACTCGTGCCTCTGCCCTGCAGGCTTCCACGGAAGGAACTGCGAGTTCAAGGCCGGACCCTGCTACAACAAACG GTCTCCATGTAAGAATGGAGGTCTGTGTGAGGACGATGGCGGCTACGCTCCTGAGCTCTCCTGCAGATGTTTAGCGGGTTTCACTGGGCTTCGCTGTGAGACCAATGTGGATGACTGCCTGCTTCTGCCCTGTGGTAATGGTGCCACCTGCCTGGATGGCATCAACCGCTTCTCCTGCCTGTGCCCAGCTGGCTTCACAGGCCGCTTCTGCACGGTCAACTTGGACGACTGTGCCGGTCAGCCTTGCCTGAATGGGGGCCGTTGTCTGGACGGCATCAACTCCTTTCACTGCCTCTGTCCGCAGGGCTTCACAGGGAGGACTTGTGAGGTGCTTCTCCCGGATAAGGAGACGGTAGAGAGCCCTGGCCCTGGGCGGAGCACCTTTGGCTGGAGTGGTGGAGGAGGCGGGAATCAGAGCAGACCCATCCCCAACACTCACCCACAGGGGACCACAGGGCAGCTTGTGAAAATATCACTGAAGGAGGTTGTGACCCAGCAAGGCCCAGCAGGACTCTCTGAAGAGCAGCTGGTGATCCTTCTGGTCCTCGGGGGCATGACATTGGCCGTGGTGGCACTGACTGCTGGATTTGTGTTACGTGGGCGCTGTCGGGACTGTCAAACCCCTCCAACGACCGCCAGATTACAGGCAAGCTGCCGAGCAGCCCAGGACCTGCAGCATCCCGCTCCTGCTGAGCAAGAGTGTAAGATCAGCTTTCTCCAGCCGCCCCCCTCCATAGAGCTGGTAAAGAAGAAACTCAACACTGAGGTCATCTAG
- the dlk2 gene encoding protein delta homolog 2 isoform X2: MLVALSFLFAMFLPENAFFPAETNCTCYQDNGRCDDVTGECRCDPGWAGPRCADCVRTPGCVHGSCHQPWQCTCDAGWTGRFCDKDIHFCAKQQPCRNGATCVTDEFGEYSCLCPAGFHGRNCEFKAGPCYNKRSPCKNGGLCEDDGGYAPELSCRCLAGFTGLRCETNVDDCLLLPCGNGATCLDGINRFSCLCPAGFTGRFCTVNLDDCAGQPCLNGGRCLDGINSFHCLCPQGFTGRTCEVLLPDKETVESPGPGRSTFGWSGGGGGNQSRPIPNTHPQGTTGQLVKISLKEVVTQQGPAGLSEEQLVILLVLGGMTLAVVALTAGFVLRGRCRDCQTPPTTARLQASCRAAQDLQHPAPAEQECKISFLQPPPSIELVKKKLNTEVI; the protein is encoded by the exons ATGCTTGTAGCGTTGAGCTTTTTGTTTGCAATGTTCTTGcctgaaaatgctttttttcccgCAGAAACGAACTGCACGTGCTACCAAGATAACGGGCGCTGTGATGACGTCACCGGGGAATGCAG GTGCGACcccgggtgggcggggcctcgctGCGCGGACTGCGTGCGCACGCCCGGGTGCGTGCACGGCTCGTGCCACCAGCCGTGGCAGTGCACGTGCGACGCCGGCTGGACCGGCCGCTTCTGCGACAAAG ATATTCATTTCTGCGCCAAGCAGCAGCCGTGCAGGAACGGCGCCACCTGCGTGACCGACGAGTTCGGGGAATACTCGTGCCTCTGCCCTGCAGGCTTCCACGGAAGGAACTGCGAGTTCAAGGCCGGACCCTGCTACAACAAACG GTCTCCATGTAAGAATGGAGGTCTGTGTGAGGACGATGGCGGCTACGCTCCTGAGCTCTCCTGCAGATGTTTAGCGGGTTTCACTGGGCTTCGCTGTGAGACCAATGTGGATGACTGCCTGCTTCTGCCCTGTGGTAATGGTGCCACCTGCCTGGATGGCATCAACCGCTTCTCCTGCCTGTGCCCAGCTGGCTTCACAGGCCGCTTCTGCACGGTCAACTTGGACGACTGTGCCGGTCAGCCTTGCCTGAATGGGGGCCGTTGTCTGGACGGCATCAACTCCTTTCACTGCCTCTGTCCGCAGGGCTTCACAGGGAGGACTTGTGAGGTGCTTCTCCCGGATAAGGAGACGGTAGAGAGCCCTGGCCCTGGGCGGAGCACCTTTGGCTGGAGTGGTGGAGGAGGCGGGAATCAGAGCAGACCCATCCCCAACACTCACCCACAGGGGACCACAGGGCAGCTTGTGAAAATATCACTGAAGGAGGTTGTGACCCAGCAAGGCCCAGCAGGACTCTCTGAAGAGCAGCTGGTGATCCTTCTGGTCCTCGGGGGCATGACATTGGCCGTGGTGGCACTGACTGCTGGATTTGTGTTACGTGGGCGCTGTCGGGACTGTCAAACCCCTCCAACGACCGCCAGATTACAGGCAAGCTGCCGAGCAGCCCAGGACCTGCAGCATCCCGCTCCTGCTGAGCAAGAGTGTAAGATCAGCTTTCTCCAGCCGCCCCCCTCCATAGAGCTGGTAAAGAAGAAACTCAACACTGAGGTCATCTAG
- the dnph1 gene encoding 5-hydroxymethyl-dUMP N-hydrolase, with the protein MLIYFCGSIRGGRDDVRLYERIVKHLKAFGRVLTEHVGESRITEKGEGAVLGDKAIHDRDVDWLNSADVVVAEVTQPSLGVGYELGRAVAMQKKILCLFRSSSGRVLSAMVRGAEDGSLFLVKEYTEDQMEGILKDYFSALSNN; encoded by the exons atgcttatttatttttgtggaaGTATTCGCGGGGGCCGGGACGACGTGCGTCTGTACGAGAGGATTGTAAAACATTTAAAGGCGTTCGGCAGAGTTCTCACCGAGCACGTGGGCGAAAGCAGAATCACCGAAAAAG GTGAGGGTGCGGTACTGGGAGACAAGGCCATTCATGATCGAGATGTAGACTGGTTGAACTCGGCTGACG TGGTTGTGGCCGAGGTCACGCAGCCATCGCTGGGAGTGGGATATGAACTGGGACGGGCTGTTGCCATGCAGAAGAAGATTCTCTGTCTTTTCAGGTCTTCATCTGGGCGAG TGCTATCAGCCATGGTTAGAGGTGCAGAAGATGGCTCTCTGTTCCTTGTTAAGGAATACACCGAAGACCAGATGGAGGGGATACTGAAGGATTATTTCAGTGCCCTCAGCAATAATTAA